A window of the Streptomyces sp. Ag109_O5-10 genome harbors these coding sequences:
- a CDS encoding M4 family metallopeptidase, with product MRSSSSRRRTPHSTYRRTAAVALAGVGALIAAAVQSGAASAAPAAPQLGRANPAHAAVKLSPSQRAELLRDASGERAATAKAIGLGAQEKLVVKDVVKDADGTLHTRYERTYAGLPVLGGDLIVDTAKSGATERVVKANNATLKVADFTPAKSAASAEKTALATAKTLGSTKSAADGARKVIWAGSGTPVLAYETVVGGFQDDGTPNQLHVITDAATGKKLFEYQGIENVTGTGNTQYSGTVSLSTTQSGSTYTLTDGDRGGHKTYNLNHGTSGTGTLFSQSSNTWGNGTTSNAATAGADAHYGAAETWDFYKNTFGRSGIKNNGVGAYSRVHYGNSYVNAFWDDGCFCMTYGDGSGNADPLTALDVAGHEMSHGVTSNTAGLNYSGESGGLNEATSDIFGTGVEFYANNSSDVGDYLIGEKIDINGDGTPLRYMDKPSKDGGSADYWSSSVGGLDVHYSSGVANHFFYLLSEGSGAKVINGVSYNSPTKDGLPVTGIGRDKALQIWYRALTTKFTSTTNYAAARTGTLAAAGELYGTTSTEYKAVQDAWAAVAVGSRSGGGGGTGTSYESTTPVSIPDNGPAVTSSITVSGRTGNAPNNLQVTPNISHTWRGDLVIDLVGPSGTSYRLKNFSSSDSADNVTDTYTVNASSESANGTWKLKVQDQAAQDVGTINGWKLTFP from the coding sequence TTGAGAAGCAGTTCCTCTCGCAGACGCACCCCCCACAGCACGTACCGCCGCACCGCGGCCGTCGCCCTCGCCGGGGTCGGCGCCCTGATCGCCGCCGCCGTCCAGTCGGGCGCCGCCAGCGCCGCCCCGGCCGCCCCGCAGCTCGGCCGGGCCAACCCGGCCCACGCGGCGGTCAAGCTCTCCCCCTCGCAGCGCGCCGAACTGCTCCGCGACGCGAGCGGCGAACGGGCCGCCACCGCCAAGGCGATAGGCCTCGGCGCCCAGGAGAAGCTGGTCGTCAAGGACGTCGTCAAGGACGCCGACGGCACCCTGCACACCCGCTACGAGCGCACCTACGCGGGCCTGCCGGTGCTCGGCGGCGACCTGATCGTCGACACCGCGAAGTCGGGCGCCACCGAGCGCGTCGTCAAGGCGAACAACGCCACGCTCAAGGTCGCCGACTTCACCCCGGCCAAGAGCGCGGCGAGCGCCGAGAAGACCGCCCTCGCCACCGCGAAGACGCTGGGCTCCACCAAGTCGGCCGCCGACGGGGCCCGCAAGGTCATCTGGGCCGGCTCCGGCACCCCCGTCCTCGCCTACGAGACGGTCGTCGGCGGCTTCCAGGACGACGGCACCCCCAACCAGCTGCACGTCATCACCGACGCCGCCACCGGCAAGAAGCTCTTCGAGTACCAGGGCATCGAGAACGTCACCGGTACCGGCAACACCCAGTACAGCGGGACGGTGTCGCTGTCGACGACCCAGTCGGGCTCGACGTACACCCTGACCGACGGTGACCGCGGCGGCCACAAGACGTACAACCTGAACCACGGCACCTCGGGCACCGGCACGCTGTTCTCGCAGTCGAGCAACACCTGGGGCAACGGCACCACGTCGAACGCCGCCACCGCGGGCGCCGACGCGCACTACGGCGCCGCCGAGACCTGGGACTTCTACAAGAACACCTTCGGGCGCAGCGGCATCAAGAACAACGGCGTCGGCGCCTACTCCCGCGTCCACTACGGCAACTCGTACGTGAACGCGTTCTGGGACGACGGCTGCTTCTGCATGACGTACGGCGACGGCTCCGGCAACGCGGACCCGCTGACCGCCCTCGACGTGGCCGGGCACGAGATGAGCCACGGTGTCACCTCCAACACCGCGGGCCTCAACTACAGTGGCGAGTCGGGCGGCCTGAACGAGGCCACCTCCGACATCTTCGGCACCGGCGTGGAGTTCTACGCCAACAACTCCTCCGACGTGGGCGACTACCTCATCGGCGAGAAGATCGACATCAACGGCGACGGCACCCCGCTGCGCTACATGGACAAGCCCAGCAAGGACGGCGGCAGCGCCGACTACTGGTCCTCGTCGGTCGGCGGCCTCGACGTGCACTACTCGTCCGGTGTCGCGAACCACTTCTTCTACCTGCTGAGCGAGGGCAGCGGCGCCAAGGTCATCAACGGCGTCAGCTACAACTCGCCCACGAAGGACGGTCTCCCGGTCACCGGCATCGGCCGGGACAAGGCGCTGCAGATCTGGTACCGGGCGCTCACCACCAAGTTCACCTCGACCACCAACTACGCGGCCGCCCGCACCGGCACCCTCGCGGCGGCGGGCGAGCTGTACGGCACCACCAGCACCGAGTACAAGGCGGTGCAGGACGCCTGGGCGGCCGTCGCGGTCGGCTCGCGGTCCGGCGGTGGCGGCGGTACGGGCACGTCGTACGAGAGCACCACACCCGTGTCGATTCCGGACAACGGCCCGGCGGTCACCTCGTCGATCACGGTCTCCGGCCGGACCGGAAACGCGCCGAACAACCTCCAGGTAACGCCGAATATCAGCCACACGTGGCGCGGCGACCTGGTGATCGACCTCGTCGGTCCGTCCGGCACGTCGTACCGGCTGAAGAACTTCAGCTCGTCCGACTCGGCGGACAACGTGACGGACACCTACACGGTGAACGCCTCCTCGGAATCGGCCAACGGCACCTGGAAGTTGAAGGTCCAGGACCAGGCCGCGCAGGACGTCGGCACGATCAACGGGTGGAAGCTGACCTTCCCGTAA
- a CDS encoding M4 family metallopeptidase, whose protein sequence is MSPLYARHKRTTLAIATAVAAGALLTTGMTANASAVDKKPLAAAPTLLSNAARTALIQKADANVAETAQQIGLGTKEKLVVKDVVKDVDGTVHTRYERTYAGLPVLGGDLVVHTSKAGKTEGVTKATKTAIKVASLKPQISTAKAEKSALGVARTLGSTKSAADGARKVIWAGSGKPVLAYETVVGGYQDDGTPNQLHVITDAATGKKLFEYQGIENATGTGKTLYSGTVSLTTTLSGSTYSLTDASRGGHKTYNLKHGTSGTGTLFTNTTNTWGTGAASSSSTDVTAAADAAYGAQETWDFYKDTFGRSGIKNNGVGAYSRVHYGSSYVNAFWDDSCFCMTYGDGDSNTHPLTSLDVAGHEMSHGVTSNTAGLNYSGESGGLNEATSDIFGTGVEFYANNASDPGDYLIGEKIDINGDGSPLRYMDKPSKDGGSADYWSSSVKNLDVHYSSGVANHFFYLLSEGSGSKTINGVSYNSPTYNGSTVTGIGRAKALQIWYKALTTYFTSTTNYKSARTGTLSAAAALYGSGSTEYNAVAAAWTAVNVS, encoded by the coding sequence GTGAGCCCCCTCTACGCGCGTCACAAGCGCACCACGCTCGCCATCGCCACCGCTGTCGCCGCCGGCGCCCTCCTCACCACCGGTATGACCGCGAACGCCTCGGCCGTCGACAAGAAGCCGCTGGCCGCCGCCCCCACCCTGCTCTCCAACGCCGCTCGCACCGCCCTCATCCAGAAGGCGGACGCGAACGTCGCCGAGACGGCCCAGCAGATAGGCCTCGGCACCAAGGAGAAGCTGGTCGTCAAGGACGTCGTGAAGGACGTCGACGGCACGGTCCACACGCGCTACGAGCGCACCTACGCGGGCCTGCCCGTCCTCGGCGGCGACCTCGTCGTGCACACCTCCAAGGCCGGCAAGACCGAGGGCGTCACCAAGGCGACGAAGACCGCCATCAAGGTGGCCTCCCTCAAGCCGCAGATCAGCACCGCCAAGGCGGAGAAGTCGGCGCTGGGCGTCGCCAGGACCCTCGGCTCGACCAAGTCGGCCGCCGACGGGGCCCGCAAGGTCATCTGGGCCGGCTCCGGCAAGCCCGTCCTCGCCTACGAGACGGTCGTCGGCGGCTACCAGGACGACGGCACCCCCAACCAGCTGCACGTCATCACCGACGCCGCCACCGGCAAGAAGCTCTTCGAGTACCAGGGCATCGAGAACGCCACCGGCACCGGCAAGACCCTGTACTCCGGCACGGTCAGCCTCACCACCACGCTGTCGGGCTCGACGTACTCGCTGACCGACGCCTCCCGCGGCGGCCACAAGACGTACAACCTGAAGCACGGCACGTCCGGCACCGGGACGCTGTTCACCAACACCACCAACACCTGGGGCACCGGCGCCGCCTCCAGCTCCAGCACCGACGTGACGGCCGCCGCCGACGCCGCCTACGGCGCGCAGGAGACCTGGGACTTCTACAAGGACACCTTCGGGCGCAGCGGCATCAAGAACAACGGCGTCGGCGCCTACTCCCGCGTCCACTACGGCAGCTCGTACGTCAACGCGTTCTGGGACGACAGCTGCTTCTGCATGACCTACGGCGACGGTGACAGCAACACGCACCCGCTGACCTCGCTGGACGTGGCCGGGCACGAGATGAGCCACGGTGTCACCTCCAACACCGCGGGCCTCAACTACAGCGGCGAGTCCGGCGGCCTGAACGAGGCCACCTCCGACATCTTCGGCACCGGCGTGGAGTTCTACGCCAACAACGCCTCCGACCCCGGTGACTACCTCATCGGCGAGAAGATCGACATCAACGGCGACGGCAGCCCGCTGCGCTACATGGACAAGCCCAGCAAGGACGGCGGCAGCGCCGACTACTGGTCCTCGTCGGTGAAGAACCTGGACGTGCACTACTCGTCCGGTGTCGCGAACCACTTCTTCTACCTGCTGTCCGAGGGCAGCGGCTCGAAGACGATCAACGGGGTGTCCTACAACTCCCCGACCTACAACGGCTCCACGGTCACCGGCATCGGCCGGGCCAAGGCCCTCCAGATCTGGTACAAGGCCCTGACCACGTACTTCACCTCGACCACCAACTACAAGTCGGCCCGCACCGGCACGCTGTCCGCGGCGGCCGCGCTGTACGGCTCCGGCTCCACCGAGTACAACGCGGTGGCGGCGGCCTGGACGGCGGTCAACGTCAGCTGA
- a CDS encoding DUF1990 family protein — MSFTYEAVGATRDNLAACPPGFHPLHVRTRIGEGQEVFHRAAEAVLTWELHRALGVGIDTAADRAAPGVDVTVTLAGLIKAPCRIVWTAEESRRAGWAYGTLAGHPESGEEAFVVDRTGDGTVWLTVAAFSRPAKWYTRAAGSATRGLQHAYARRCGAVLRRLCADPEPEF; from the coding sequence ATGTCCTTCACGTACGAGGCGGTCGGTGCCACCCGCGACAATCTCGCCGCCTGCCCACCGGGCTTCCACCCCCTGCACGTGCGCACTCGCATAGGCGAGGGCCAGGAAGTCTTCCACCGGGCCGCCGAGGCGGTCCTCACCTGGGAACTCCACCGCGCCCTCGGTGTGGGCATCGACACCGCCGCCGATCGCGCGGCCCCCGGCGTCGACGTCACCGTCACCCTGGCCGGCCTCATCAAGGCCCCCTGCCGAATAGTCTGGACCGCCGAGGAGTCCCGCCGGGCCGGCTGGGCCTACGGCACCCTCGCCGGCCACCCCGAGAGCGGCGAGGAGGCCTTCGTCGTCGACCGCACCGGCGACGGCACGGTCTGGCTCACGGTCGCCGCCTTCAGCAGACCCGCCAAGTGGTACACCCGCGCCGCCGGCTCCGCCACCCGCGGACTGCAGCACGCCTACGCCCGCCGGTGCGGCGCGGTACTGCGACGGCTGTGCGCGGACCCGGAGCCGGAGTTCTGA